The following proteins are encoded in a genomic region of Spirosoma sp. SC4-14:
- a CDS encoding universal stress protein, with protein sequence MTNLLFPTDFSTNTSAALDWVRLFARKTGATITLLHVFQPIIPDTTLPTVGDPGLGILASQEVEEISRQRLTKLATELEAEGLSIRAEWRIGLVDDEILDVAKEIMADLIIMGRSDLSTFFDRLAGSAVSEVADEAVCPVLIIPMPHEGKPIRPAQVHTIVYAMQPQTTQSLVSAQTDSLLELFHAQLMVLTDDQLSTAHPDLIVMQLYPESGFLDRLLHPNHTAQLVEKSMVPVLVYHPQK encoded by the coding sequence ATGACAAACCTGCTTTTTCCTACCGATTTTTCAACGAATACATCGGCCGCACTCGATTGGGTACGGCTTTTTGCCCGCAAAACTGGAGCAACCATTACCCTCCTCCACGTTTTTCAGCCCATTATTCCCGATACCACACTACCCACCGTTGGCGACCCCGGCCTGGGCATACTGGCGTCTCAGGAAGTGGAAGAAATCAGTCGTCAGCGACTTACCAAACTAGCTACAGAACTGGAAGCCGAAGGCTTATCGATACGGGCGGAGTGGCGAATTGGCCTGGTTGATGATGAAATTCTGGACGTTGCCAAAGAGATCATGGCCGATCTGATCATTATGGGCCGCAGCGATCTGAGCACCTTTTTCGACCGGCTGGCGGGCAGCGCCGTAAGCGAAGTGGCCGACGAAGCCGTTTGCCCCGTTCTGATTATACCAATGCCCCACGAAGGAAAGCCCATTCGTCCGGCACAGGTGCATACCATTGTGTACGCCATGCAGCCCCAAACAACACAGAGCCTTGTGTCGGCACAAACCGATTCGCTGCTGGAATTATTCCATGCTCAGCTTATGGTGTTAACCGACGATCAGCTTAGCACCGCTCACCCCGACCTGATTGTCATGCAACTGTACCCAGAATCCGGTTTTCTGGATCGTTTACTCCACCCCAATCATACGGCTCAATTGGTCGAAAAGTCGATGGTTCCGGTCCTGGTTTATCACCCCCAGAAATAG